In one window of Dyella thiooxydans DNA:
- a CDS encoding coniferyl aldehyde dehydrogenase, translating into MTDSTDLSDLLRRQREAQARDPQPSWPARSGRLRALEALLRQHREAIAEAISADFGFRPAEETDLLEVFPCLSAIRHALAHGRRWMRPRRHLADLAFLPARTELRPQPLGVVGIIVPWNYPLYLAVGPLVDALVAGNRAMVKMSEYTPRFSALFAELVAGHFPTEEVAVVNGDARVAQAFSSLPFDHLLFTGSTAVGRHVMRAAADNLTPVTLELGGKSPAIIGPGADFAHAVERIVFGKLINAGQTCIAPDYVLLPRQRLDEFVRIAGATVERFYPDIAGNRQYASIASDRQHDRLRALRDAAVAEGASALRLGTESAGPGPRRLLPTLLTGVHDRMAVMQEEIFGPLLPLVPYDTLEEAIDYVADRPHPLALYLFEHDTGTIEKVLARTTAGGVTVNDTLYHIAQHRLPFGGVGPSGIGGYHGEAGFRTFSHLKPVFRQARLNGAGLLNPPYGERFRKVLALLLRRG; encoded by the coding sequence ATGACCGACAGCACCGACCTCTCCGACCTGCTGCGGCGCCAGCGCGAAGCGCAGGCACGCGACCCGCAACCTTCCTGGCCGGCACGGTCGGGAAGGTTGCGTGCGCTAGAAGCCCTGCTCCGGCAGCATCGCGAGGCGATCGCCGAGGCCATCAGTGCCGACTTCGGCTTCCGTCCCGCCGAGGAGACCGATCTGCTCGAGGTCTTCCCGTGCCTTTCGGCGATCCGCCACGCGCTGGCGCATGGACGACGCTGGATGCGCCCGCGGCGGCACCTCGCCGACCTGGCGTTCCTGCCGGCCCGCACCGAGCTGAGGCCGCAGCCGCTGGGCGTGGTGGGCATCATCGTGCCGTGGAACTATCCGCTCTACCTGGCGGTAGGTCCGCTGGTCGATGCGCTGGTCGCCGGCAACCGCGCCATGGTGAAGATGAGCGAGTACACGCCCCGCTTCTCCGCTTTGTTCGCCGAGCTGGTGGCGGGTCACTTCCCCACCGAGGAAGTCGCCGTGGTCAATGGCGACGCCCGCGTGGCGCAGGCGTTCTCCAGCCTGCCGTTCGACCATCTGCTGTTCACCGGCTCCACCGCCGTCGGTCGCCACGTCATGCGCGCAGCCGCCGACAACCTCACCCCGGTGACCCTGGAACTGGGCGGCAAGTCACCGGCGATCATCGGCCCCGGCGCGGACTTCGCGCATGCGGTGGAACGCATCGTGTTCGGCAAGCTGATCAATGCCGGCCAGACCTGCATCGCGCCGGACTACGTCCTGCTGCCCCGCCAGCGCCTGGACGAGTTCGTCCGCATCGCCGGTGCCACGGTCGAGCGCTTCTACCCGGACATCGCCGGCAACCGCCAGTACGCCAGCATCGCCTCCGATCGCCAGCACGACCGGCTGCGGGCGCTGCGCGATGCCGCGGTCGCGGAGGGTGCCTCGGCGCTGAGGCTGGGCACGGAGTCGGCCGGACCCGGTCCGCGCCGACTGCTGCCGACCCTGCTGACCGGCGTGCACGACCGCATGGCGGTGATGCAGGAGGAGATCTTCGGCCCGCTGCTGCCGCTGGTGCCCTACGACACCCTGGAGGAGGCGATCGACTACGTGGCCGACCGCCCGCATCCGTTGGCCCTCTACCTGTTCGAGCACGACACCGGGACGATCGAGAAGGTGCTCGCCCGGACGACCGCTGGCGGCGTCACGGTGAACGACACGCTGTACCACATCGCCCAGCATCGCCTGCCGTTCGGCGGTGTCGGTCCGTCCGGCATCGGCGGATATCACGGCGAAGCGGGCTTCCGCACGTTTTCGCATCTCAAGCCGGTGTTCCGCCAGGCCCGCCTCAACGGTGCCGGGCTGCTCAACCCGCCGTATGGCGAGCGTTTCCGCAAGGTGCTCGCGCTGCTGCTGCGACGGGGCTGA
- a CDS encoding OmpP1/FadL family transporter, translating into MQMSIRPFQVAARPLALAALSLAIAGALVAPNAAHASAFQLKENSAKGMGRAYAGSATAGGDVSVVANNPAAMSELDGTYFQADVTAINFSAKFSGSAHDVLGRPISGGNGGDAGTTLPVPALFFATKVNDKLHLGAGFSVPFGFQTEYDRDWIGRYNGIKSKFESLDATLSASYDLTDTFALGVSAIAQRTSAELTSAINFNAIGLQVQQGIQQQVAAGVAQIQAGIAAGQIPPATGAAMIQAAVQQGQASAAGVAALTPQGVDGYARIKGDDWGYGYQVGGFWKLTPNDKLAVNYRSKISHRLTGTGNFTTTPGYQLLLTNPALAGSLPPFANTTGTADFTTPAVLSGSYWHQAEKFGFGIDLAWTKWDVFKELRVKYGNPGQPDTAEEFNWRNSIYASIGGDYYLNDKLTLRAGIAVDTSPTYNAVRDVRVPDSTRKLATVGLGYKASEHFEINASYAHIFVNNAHIDSTSSTGDVISGNYSDYGNLLSLSAIYKF; encoded by the coding sequence ATGCAGATGTCCATCCGTCCCTTCCAGGTGGCCGCCCGGCCGCTCGCGCTGGCCGCGCTGAGCCTGGCCATCGCCGGCGCACTGGTGGCCCCGAACGCCGCCCATGCAAGCGCGTTCCAGCTCAAGGAGAACAGCGCGAAGGGCATGGGTCGCGCCTACGCCGGTTCGGCCACCGCCGGCGGCGATGTTTCCGTCGTGGCGAACAACCCGGCCGCGATGAGCGAGCTGGACGGCACCTATTTCCAGGCCGACGTCACCGCCATCAATTTCAGCGCCAAGTTCAGCGGCAGCGCGCACGACGTGCTGGGCCGCCCGATCAGCGGTGGCAACGGCGGCGACGCCGGCACCACGCTGCCGGTACCGGCGCTGTTCTTCGCCACCAAGGTCAACGACAAGCTGCACCTCGGCGCCGGCTTCTCGGTGCCGTTCGGCTTCCAGACCGAGTACGACCGCGACTGGATCGGCCGCTACAACGGCATCAAGTCCAAGTTCGAGTCGCTCGACGCCACGCTGTCGGCTTCGTACGACCTGACCGACACCTTCGCGCTGGGCGTGAGCGCCATCGCGCAGCGCACCTCGGCCGAGCTGACCAGCGCGATCAACTTCAACGCGATCGGCCTGCAGGTGCAGCAGGGCATCCAGCAGCAGGTCGCGGCGGGTGTGGCGCAGATCCAGGCCGGCATCGCCGCCGGCCAGATCCCGCCGGCCACCGGTGCCGCGATGATCCAGGCGGCCGTGCAGCAGGGCCAGGCTTCCGCCGCTGGCGTCGCTGCGTTGACGCCGCAGGGCGTGGACGGCTATGCCCGCATCAAGGGCGACGACTGGGGCTACGGCTACCAGGTCGGCGGCTTCTGGAAGCTCACCCCGAATGACAAGCTGGCGGTGAACTACCGCTCGAAGATTAGCCACCGCCTGACCGGCACCGGCAACTTCACCACCACGCCGGGCTACCAGCTGCTGCTGACGAACCCGGCGCTGGCCGGCAGCCTGCCGCCGTTCGCCAACACCACCGGTACGGCCGACTTCACCACGCCGGCCGTGCTCAGCGGCAGCTACTGGCACCAGGCCGAGAAGTTCGGCTTCGGCATCGACCTGGCCTGGACCAAGTGGGACGTGTTCAAGGAACTGCGCGTGAAGTACGGCAATCCCGGGCAGCCGGATACCGCCGAGGAGTTCAACTGGCGCAACTCGATCTACGCCTCGATCGGCGGTGACTACTACCTCAACGACAAGCTGACCCTGCGCGCCGGCATCGCGGTCGACACCTCGCCGACCTACAACGCCGTGCGCGACGTGCGCGTGCCGGACTCCACCCGCAAGCTGGCTACCGTGGGCCTGGGCTACAAGGCCAGCGAGCACTTCGAGATCAACGCCTCGTACGCGCACATCTTCGTGAACAACGCGCACATCGACAGCACCAGCTCCACCGGTGACGTGATCTCCGGCAACTACAGCGATTACGGCAACCTGCTGAGCCTGTCGGCGATCTACAAGTTCTGA
- a CDS encoding YcgL domain-containing protein: protein MHCYVYASLRKADSYLWLARRDAFELLPADLATLLGQLRFALEVDLDEHRRLPLEDARHVLANLRERGWHLQLPPTEGLAGHQPDYHRGPRGDSTH, encoded by the coding sequence ATGCATTGCTACGTCTACGCCAGTCTGCGCAAGGCAGACAGCTATCTCTGGCTGGCCCGCCGGGACGCCTTCGAGCTGCTTCCCGCCGACCTGGCCACGCTGCTCGGCCAGTTGCGCTTCGCGCTCGAAGTCGACCTCGACGAGCATCGGCGCCTGCCCCTGGAAGATGCGCGGCACGTGCTGGCCAACCTGCGCGAGCGCGGCTGGCACCTGCAGCTGCCGCCGACCGAGGGCCTCGCCGGTCACCAGCCGGACTATCACCGCGGCCCGCGTGGCGACTCCACGCACTGA